The window AACAAGCTCTGTGTTTTTATTGTAAGTTTCAAAATCGATGCTTTTACATTGCCCGAATTTTCTTCTAAACTCTTTATTTTTCTATCTATTTCTGAAAAGAGTGTTTCATTCACATCACCGTCTGCTTCAAACAAATCAATTATAATCTGATAAAATGGTCTGACAAGAACCGGCTGAAATCCAAACCAAAAATTGTTTTTGTCTATTTCAAACACCACAAACCCCTTTTGGTCCTGTGCTTCTGAAAAGTCTATCCTGTCAGGTGATCCACAGTACACAACTGCTGGGCTTTCAGAGTGCAAAACCTGTGGCTTGTGAATGTGCCCAAGTGCAACAAACTTGAGTTTTGGATTCAAAAGTACAGAAAGTGGCACTTTCACATCTTTTCCTATCATAATCATTCTTTCACTGCCAACTTCAGCTTCATTAACTGCAAAATGTCCTGCCAAGATTGTTGGTATATCATCTTCACAGGAACCTAAAACCTCTGCCAATTTCTCTTCGAAAAAATTGGCTATGTTTTGTTCAAGCTGTTCAATCTTTTCAGGAATTGTTTTATCTATAAACCTTTCAAGGTAAAGGTATGGCACAGCTATAACCCTTACCTTTTCTCCTTTTATATCAAATACTCTTGTTTCAAAAAAGCTATCCATTACCACAATATTCTCTTGATCAAATATCTCAAAAACCTTGACTGTATGATGCCTTGCTTCAAATGGATGCATGTCATGATTTCCAGGTACTATTATTACCAATACCCCTTCTTTTGCAATCTCAACAACCCTTTTGTAAAACATATTTCTCAAGGTAGAGTTTGGCTCCCTGTCTTTGAAAATATCACCTGTAATTAGTAAAAGATCTATATTCTCTTTTCTTATATAGTCCAAAATCCTATCAAATGTTCTGAAAAAATCATGGACACGTGAACCAAGCCCATCTGGAGTTTCTTTGCTGTATGTTGTCACACCGAAATGAAGGTCTGCTGTGTGAACACCTTTTATAGGCATTTATATTCCACCCTTTATAAAATTTTAATATTCCATCTCTTTCAAAAACTCATCTGCAGCTTCCAGTGTTTTTTTGTAATTTTCTTCAACATCACTCTTTGGAGTGTAGAGGGAAACAAAATCATAAAAGCTCTGGTCATACCCTTTTGTTTTTATTGCAATTGGCATTGGAACCGCATGACCAATTACAAGTGCCTGTTGCTTTGAATCAAGAGACTCAATGATACCCCGAAGCTGCTTGCTATTTTTCATGCCGGCAAGCGCACTTGCAATATCTGCCTCATCAGAAAGCGCTAAAATCACCCTTGTGCCTATTTGCGAGGCAATCTCACTGTCTATCTGCGAGGGGCGTTGGTCTATGCACATAAGACTTACCTTTGCCTTTCTCATCTCTCTTGCTATTGTTCCAAATATTGTCTGTTTTGCAACATCTGGTGATAAAAACCTGTGCGCTTCTTCTATGGCAATCACAAGTGGTCTTGGTGCTGGATATTTTTTTCTGTTTGATATGTGTTTTTCATACATCTCCATGTACTTGTTATATATTCGTCTTGAAAGCACATTTGTGACAAACAGGTAATTAAGTAGCTTGTCTCCCTTGCCAAAGGTTATGTCAACGCTAATTCCTCTTTGAAGGTAATCTAAGATTATATCGATAGAATTTGTACCCGCGCTTCTGTCATACTTAAGATAAGGAAGTTCTTTTAGTACAGAAAGTTTTCTTATAAGCGCTAAAAGTGAACTTCTGTTTACAACCGCTTCTACATCTTTAAACTCTTCAGCAAGATCCTCGCCATTTACTAAGATTTCCTGAAGCCAATGTCTTCCTTGGGCTTCTAACCTGTTTTTGAGCGCAATCATCACTTGTTCAGCTGTTTCATTTAAGTTTAGTTCCTCTGAGATTGACAAGATGTCCTCAACCTCAACATCTCTCACATCAATTTCTATAGGAAGGACTCCTGCTCTGGTTGCGCTACTTGGCTCAATAGTCATTATCTGAACTTTATTTCCAAAAAGACTCTTTAACCCTTTTACTTGATGATTTTCCTCATCAACACTATCCGGGCCATGGTCTG is drawn from Caldicellulosiruptor naganoensis and contains these coding sequences:
- a CDS encoding metallophosphoesterase family protein; its protein translation is MPIKGVHTADLHFGVTTYSKETPDGLGSRVHDFFRTFDRILDYIRKENIDLLLITGDIFKDREPNSTLRNMFYKRVVEIAKEGVLVIIVPGNHDMHPFEARHHTVKVFEIFDQENIVVMDSFFETRVFDIKGEKVRVIAVPYLYLERFIDKTIPEKIEQLEQNIANFFEEKLAEVLGSCEDDIPTILAGHFAVNEAEVGSERMIMIGKDVKVPLSVLLNPKLKFVALGHIHKPQVLHSESPAVVYCGSPDRIDFSEAQDQKGFVVFEIDKNNFWFGFQPVLVRPFYQIIIDLFEADGDVNETLFSEIDRKIKSLEENSGNVKASILKLTIKTQSLLKERLDLNKVEKYLKDICFILAPIEIEVTDVKRDFRIADVDEKSDPVFAFERFLSASPKYKDIKNKNDIVTTFKALLEEVKKI
- a CDS encoding ATP-binding protein, which translates into the protein MQENFYKQQRIGKIIGGSFLEGLAIKVEDDSAVEDTRIGSILVSQTEKKKYYCMLTDMVIEGMNKQSLAELPRGSSFSLLNRITRGTSIYTIFKAQPVLAFDLQEGKNQPIRNIPLHASSVRKATYDDIQDVFGSFEKDPKRFFPIGSVLDMDESTQVCIDIDRFIERSSGIYGRTGTGKSFIARLIMAGIVLSDKASLLIFDAHSDHGPDSVDEENHQVKGLKSLFGNKVQIMTIEPSSATRAGVLPIEIDVRDVEVEDILSISEELNLNETAEQVMIALKNRLEAQGRHWLQEILVNGEDLAEEFKDVEAVVNRSSLLALIRKLSVLKELPYLKYDRSAGTNSIDIILDYLQRGISVDITFGKGDKLLNYLFVTNVLSRRIYNKYMEMYEKHISNRKKYPAPRPLVIAIEEAHRFLSPDVAKQTIFGTIAREMRKAKVSLMCIDQRPSQIDSEIASQIGTRVILALSDEADIASALAGMKNSKQLRGIIESLDSKQQALVIGHAVPMPIAIKTKGYDQSFYDFVSLYTPKSDVEENYKKTLEAADEFLKEMEY